In Zingiber officinale cultivar Zhangliang chromosome 3A, Zo_v1.1, whole genome shotgun sequence, the DNA window ttggttttgggcaaaggCAAACATCGCCAAGCCTCTTGGAGGGGGACCTTTACTCTCAACAGACCTAGTATAGGTTCAATTGCTGGAAACCTTGCTTGAGGGTTTATAGCAGACATAAGATGATTAGATTTTGGTATATAAAAAGTTATCTTAAGGTATAGCATTTTGGAGTTTAGGAGATTGAGTGTGTGGTGCATTTACATGTTGTAAGATATCATCTGTTTATAGAGGCAGGGTTTTATTTTTGACTAGTAGTTCTTTTAAGAGAATGTGGTTAGAACTTTTTTATGTTTGCTGATCTCATTTTTGTAATCCACATTTTTAGTTTACATGTTTTCACAGGAGTGTAAATGCAACATTTTGGTCCATATCATTGTTTGATTGAATTCAGTTTTTCTGTGCTTATCCTGTAAATAACCATTGTCCTAATGGACATGAGAAGTGCACCTGTTTTATAAATTTCCCCCTGTCCACTCCTGTTACTTGTGGTGCCGTTTCAAAGTACTACATTTTTTTCATGCAGTGATCCACAAACCTAAAGGGCCTTATCCAGATTCACAGTTTGAGCACTCTTCTATCCCTGCAACTGTAAAGAAACTATTCAATCTGAACTCCAATTATCTCACAAAGAGGGATGCTTGGGCTGGGACTTTTGAAAGCTACTTCAACCTCAAGGCACCACGAACTGACTGCCCAGGTATCCTTCTGTACAGGTTGTATGTTTACGAATTACTAGCACCTACAGTTGTAGGAGAAGAAAACGTGATAGTTTACCTTTCATGAACTTTGATCTACTGATGAAGGTTCTCTCTATCAGTTTGAATTTTGGCTACAATCTTAGTAGTAGCTATTAGCTATGGAGAGGAAATGCTCAATGTGAAACACACAAATGTATTTTGTGCACTGTGGATGAATTAGTTTGGCACTGTTTCAGGAATATAGATTCAATTACAGCAACCAAAGCttatatatatacatgaaaatGCCACCACGTACAAGGGAAGACAGCTAAAATTCTTCATCCCAGCTTTCAAGCCTAAGTACAATGGATTTAGTAGAATAGAATTACATGCTTGATTTGCTACTTGTTTAATTTTGTCTCCGACAGCTAATCTCCAATTGTTTTTCTTCCAGAGAAACTCCCTGAAGTCGAGTTGCTCAGGCCTTTTGGAGCTAGGGAAGATAAAATTCTGTCAGAATTTCAGGTGGAGTTGATCCAACTTGCTTCTCAGCTTAATGGCGACCATGTGCTCAACACCTATCCGGACATTGGCAAGGGCATGACTGTCGGTGAAGCAAACAAGTACGCCGAGGATGCAGTTGCAAGGTTTCTCGAAGCTGGCAGGGCTGCGCTGAGCGCTGGAGCAAATGAGTCTGCCATTGTCATGATGAGGCCTGCTTTAACTAGCAGAACCAGTGAATGGCTGTCAGATGACACCGTCCAAATCGTTTAATCCTCGACACGAACATTGATCGTTAAGCCTTCTGTACACTCTGGTAGTTTGCCCAACTGTAGTAAATGATTGCTGAGGAAGTTTACATGCGAATGATCAATCTTGCTCACACGGTGTTTACATATGCCAGGGATTCTTTATAGGAAATTTATAGGTAATTGCATGTACATCTTCTGTGTTTCGGATGAAACATGGATGATTATTAAAGATTTGTGTTGTCAGACATTTTTATACGAGATGCACAAAAGTTGCTACTATTTTCCCAAAGATACGTGTCTGCCATTTGAATGCAATATTTGCTGTTGTTTTTTTTGTTACGTTTGGTTCTGATAAAAGAAAAATATGCATTTTTAAAATGCAGTAAAACAAAACCTGAATATATTCCCCTACTTATTTATGGAAATAACAAACTTAAGTCATTAGGATAAGAATGACTATTTTTAGATcaatataagaaataattaagaaaGTTCAGAGTACAATTATAATAAAATTGACTTTGACGATCCATTTCAAGTTAAAAACATctgatatgattttttttttttttttttgaaaataatgtgATTTGAGCATTCTGCCGCCCAACCAACTGAAGAAATCTCCGGCGGACGACATCCTGCTGGCTCCGGCGACTTTTTCCTTGGATACACGCCACCAATTTAGAATACAACATGAATTCTTTAACGTGGAGGCAACAGTGTGTGATAAATCTGTCAGGAAGAAAGAATCCGATCAAATGCCTTGCAATAAAATCAAGAGAGTCAATCAGTTTCCTGGTGTCATCTTTGCTATTATCAGTACACGTCTCATCCTAATACAGTTTGGAGATCAAATCCAGATGAACAGCTTAACAAATCATGGTACAAGAAATTCCCAATCAGGCGCCTCTTTGCGCTTCGGTCGCGGCCGCTCTCGCCGCCCCCGAGAACGCATCAGCCAGCGCCCTCATGGCTTTCACTTGCATCTCCAGCGCTGCCACGTAGTCGGCTGCCTCCTCCAGGACACTGGCTGCCGACAGCTTCCGGCATCCGGGCACCAGCCTCCGGAGCACCCGCAACCGGTCCGTCCCCCTCGGCGCCGACGCCGGCCTCGTCCGCCCGCGGTCGCTGCGGATCTTGTCCTTGATTTGGAGGAGGTTGCGGCGGTTGCGGTTGCGGCGGCGGCCAAGCAGGATGGCCCGACTCCAGCGGGACTGGCCGCGGGCGGTGAGGGCCAGGGCAGAGTCAGCAGCGGCCTTGACGGCCCGCGCTCCGCCTCCGGCGGTGGCGCGGAGGGCGTCGAGGAGGCGGCGGCCGTATACCCGTTGCTGCGCTGTGGCCCGCCACTTGGTCGGCGGTTGGGCTTTCCGGCCGGC includes these proteins:
- the LOC122053738 gene encoding transcription factor bHLH150-like; translation: MIASSSSACRSKTEEAGRKAQPPTKWRATAQQRVYGRRLLDALRATAGGGARAVKAAADSALALTARGQSRWSRAILLGRRRNRNRRNLLQIKDKIRSDRGRTRPASAPRGTDRLRVLRRLVPGCRKLSAASVLEEAADYVAALEMQVKAMRALADAFSGAARAAATEAQRGA